From Flavipsychrobacter sp., a single genomic window includes:
- a CDS encoding GNAT family N-acetyltransferase, with the protein MQQINHKYNDYLITSDKAKADIVAIHKWLSKESYWKKDIAFDVIKGAVENSFCINILFNEEQVGFGRLITDYTTFAYLADVYIVEEHRKKGLSKVMIELMLGLDWVKALRKIMLATLDAQALYAQYGFIPINNPERFMEFSPVTTFDNDQNNM; encoded by the coding sequence ATGCAACAAATTAATCACAAATACAACGACTACCTTATAACCTCAGACAAAGCAAAAGCAGATATTGTAGCCATCCACAAATGGCTGTCTAAAGAGTCGTACTGGAAAAAAGATATTGCCTTTGATGTTATCAAAGGTGCTGTAGAAAACTCATTTTGTATTAATATACTTTTCAACGAAGAGCAAGTTGGCTTTGGCAGGCTAATAACAGACTATACTACCTTTGCTTATTTAGCGGATGTTTATATTGTAGAAGAGCATCGTAAAAAAGGATTAAGCAAAGTGATGATAGAATTAATGTTAGGCTTAGATTGGGTGAAAGCCCTACGCAAAATAATGTTAGCCACACTTGATGCACAAGCCCTTTATGCTCAATATGGATTTATACCTATAAACAACCCGGAGCGATTTATGGAGTTTAGCCCCGTAACTACATTTGATAACGACCAAAACAATATGTAA
- a CDS encoding EamA family transporter, with protein sequence MGDKTKAYIAYFVICIAWGTTYLAIRVGVSHYPAFLFAGIRQVVSGLLMLGIGLAWYKRADLTKSTLFHNMLIGFLLITIGNGTVSYAEKVIPSGVAALICTMMPMNAVIINLIASKEEKLSLTIVLGMLLAFGGVVLIFKDNIADLANPAYLFGMVSIYFATAFWALGSILNRKKVDIINPIFNSGVQIGFGGLFLVLLSPLVDSYTDFQPFQKDALLSMGYLVVVGSIIAYTAYMYALKKLPVGFVTSYAYINPLVAVLLGYLILDEKLTWYTWLAFVSIVSGVYLVNRGYKAQRLKNNATN encoded by the coding sequence ATGGGCGACAAAACAAAAGCATACATTGCTTATTTCGTTATCTGTATAGCTTGGGGCACTACATACCTTGCTATTCGAGTAGGGGTATCACACTACCCTGCTTTTCTATTTGCAGGGATACGCCAAGTAGTATCGGGCTTACTTATGTTGGGCATTGGGCTAGCTTGGTACAAAAGAGCAGACCTGACCAAGTCTACTCTTTTTCATAATATGCTTATTGGCTTTTTACTTATCACCATAGGTAATGGCACGGTATCTTATGCAGAAAAGGTAATACCAAGTGGTGTAGCCGCTCTGATATGCACCATGATGCCAATGAATGCTGTTATTATCAACCTAATTGCATCAAAAGAAGAAAAGCTAAGCCTTACAATAGTACTCGGCATGTTACTGGCATTTGGTGGTGTTGTCTTGATCTTCAAAGACAATATTGCAGATCTTGCCAACCCCGCTTATCTGTTTGGCATGGTGAGTATTTACTTTGCTACAGCATTTTGGGCTTTGGGTAGTATCCTCAATAGAAAAAAGGTTGATATCATTAACCCCATATTTAACTCTGGTGTCCAAATAGGATTTGGAGGTCTGTTTCTTGTTCTACTCAGCCCTCTTGTTGATAGCTATACAGACTTTCAACCATTTCAAAAAGACGCACTACTATCTATGGGATATCTAGTGGTAGTAGGCTCTATAATAGCATACACTGCCTACATGTATGCTTTAAAGAAACTTCCTGTAGGCTTTGTAACTAGCTATGCATATATCAATCCTCTAGTAGCCGTTCTATTGGGATATCTTATACTGGATGAGAAGTTGACTTGGTATACTTGGTTGGCATTTGTAAGCATAGTATCAGGAGTATATCTGGTCAATAGAGGATATAAGGCACAACGCTTAAAAAACAATGCAACAAATTAA